The Notoacmeibacter ruber DNA segment ATATGATCCGAACCGGACCGCGTTCATCGCGTTGATCCGCTATGAGGACGACGAGCTGTCCTACATTCTGGCGCCGCAGCGCCTGGCTGTCGGCGACAAGGTGATGGCCGCGGACAAGGCGATCGACGTCAAGCCCGGCAACACCATGCCTCTTGAGCGTATGCCGGTTGGTACGATCGTCCATAATGTCGAGATGAAAATCGGCAAGGGCGGACAGATTGCCCGTTCGGCAGGCGCTTATGCACAGCTCGTGGGCCGTGACTCCGGCATGGCGATCCTTCGCCTGAATTCCGGCGAACAGCGTCTCGTTCACGGCGGCTGCCTGGCTACGGTCGGCGCGGTCTCCAATCCGGACCACGCCAATATCAATCTTGGCAAGGCCGGTCGTAAGCGCTGGCTCGGTAAAACACCGCATGTTCGCGGCGTTGTGATGAACCCGGTCGACCACCCCCACGGTGGTGGTGAAGGTCGGACCTCCGGTGGCCGTCATCCGGTCACGCCGTGGGGCAAGCCGACCAAGGGCAAGCGCACCCGTTCGAACAAGTCGACCGACAAATACATCATGCGTTCGCGCCATGCGCGTAAGAAGTAAAGGAAGGGCAGCCTAGTGACCCGTTCAGTCTGGAAAGGCCCGTTTGTCGACGGCTACCTCCTGAAGAAGGCCGACAAGGTCCGTGAAGGTGGTCGTAACGAGGTGATCAAGACCTGGAGCCGTCGCTCCACGATCCTGCCGCAGTTCGTCGGCCTCACCTTCGGCGTCTATAACGGCCAGAAGCACATCCCGGTTTCCGTGTCCGAAGATATGGTCGGCCACAAGCTCGGCGAATTCTCGCCGACGCGGACCTATTACGGCCACGGCGCCGACAAGAAGGCGAGAAGGAAGTAATCATGGGTAAGGCCAAGGCCCCACGCCGCCTGGCGGATAATGAGGCGCGCGCGGTCACACGCACAATTCGTGTGAGCCCGCAGAAGCTTAACCTTGTTGCTGCCATGATTCGCGGTAAGAAGGCGCAGACAGCGCTCGCCGATCTGGAATTTTCGCGCAAGCGCATCGCCGGCACGGTCAAGAAGACGCTGGAAAGCGCCATCGCCAATGCCGAGAACAATCATGATCTGGACGTCGACGCTCTCGTCGTTGCGGAAGCTTTTGTCGGCAAGTCGATTGTCATGAAGCGTTTCCACGCTCGTGGCCGCGGTCGTGCCAGCCGGATCGAAAAACCGTTCTCGCATCTGACGATCGTCGTGCGCGAAGTCGAAGAGGAGACGGCCTGATGGGTCACAAGATCAATCCTGTCGGGCTGCGCCTCGGCATCAACAAGACGTGGGACAGTCGCTGGTTCGCCGCTTCTGGCGAATATGCGGAACTGCTCCACGAGGACATCAAGATCCGGACCTATCTTGAGAAGGAGCTGAAGCAGGCTGCTGTCTCCAAGGTCGTGATCGAACGTCCGCACAAGAAGTGCCGCATTACTATTCATGCTGCTCGTCCGGGTCTCATCATTGGGAAGAAGGGCGCCGACATTGAGAAGCTGCGTCGTAAGCTTTCGGAAATGACCGATAGCGACGTGCACCTCAATATTGTTGAAGTCCGTAAGCCTGAAGTCGATGCCACGCTGGTCGCTCAGTCGATCGCACAGCAGCTTGAGCGCCGCGTTGCGTTCCGGCGTGCTATGAAGCGTGCCGTTCAGAGCGCAATGCGCCTCGGAGCGGAAGGCATTCGTATCAATTGCGGCGGCCGTCTCGGTGGCGCCGAGATCGCTCGTACCGAGTGGTATCGCGAAGGCCGGGTTCCGCTGCATACGCTGCGCGCTGATGTCGATTACGGCACGGCCGAAGCTGAAACCGCTTACGGTATATGCGGTGTGAAGGTCTGGATTTTCAAGGGCGAGATCCTTGAGCACGATCCGATGGCCTCTGAACGCCGTGCGACCGAAGGTGACAACAAGGGTGGCGGTGGCCGCCGCCGCGAGAACGCCTGAGCGGCGCCCCGCTGAACGATTGGAGTAAAGACCGATGCTGCAGCCGAAGCGCACGAAGTATCGCAAACAGTTTAAGGGCCGTATCAGCAACCGTGCCAAGGGTGGCGCAGCGCTGAATTTCGGTTCCTACGGTATCAAGGCTCTCGAGCCGGAACGCGTCACTGCGCGTCAGATCGAAGCCGCCCGCCGTGCCATCACCCGCCATATGAAGCGCCAGGGCCGCGTCTGGATCCGTATTTTCCCGGATCTGCCCGTGACCTCCAAGCCGACTGAAGTGCGTATGGGTAAGGGCAAGGGCTCCGTTGATTATTGGGCCGCCCGCGTTTCACCGGGTCGCATCATGTTCGAGATCGACGGTGTCAACGAAGAAATCGCGCGCGAAGCGCTTCGTCTCGGCGCGGCCAAGCTGCCCGTCAAGACGCGCTTCGTGCAGCGCATCGCCGAATAAGAGGAGCGCTAGCGCCATGAAAGCCGCCGACGTCCGGGCGATGAGCCCCGACCAGCTGAACGACAAGCTTGCGGAGCTGAAGAAAGAGCAGTTCAACCTGCGCTTTCAGGCCGCCAGCGGTCAGCTGGAAAAGACCGATCGCGTACGCACCGTGCGTCGTGATATCGCCCGAATCAAAACAATTGCCCGCCAGAAGGCGGCCGAAAACAAGGGCTGAGAGATATGCCAAAGCGCATCCTTCAGGGCACTGTGGTGTCAGACAAGAACGACAAGACCGTTGTCGTCCGCGTCGAACGCCGCTTCACCCATCCGCTGTTCAAGAAGACGGTCCGCTCGACCAAGAAGTATAAGGCGCACGACGAGTCCAATGCCTGCAAGGTAGGAGACCGCGTGCTGATCCAGGAGAGCCGGCCAATTTCGAAGGACAAGAACTGGGTCGTCGTGAATGACGCTCAGCAGGCCTGATTCGGAACAGGTCGTTCAACTTTTGAATATCAATCATTGGGGGCAGGGCGGTCCCGTCCGGTCCCCCGCAATTTTGAAGGCGGTCAGTCATGATTCAGATGCAGACTAACCTCGACGTCGCCGATAATTCGGGCGCCCGCCGGGTCCAGTGCATCAAGGTGCTGGGCGGCTCCAAGCGGAAATACGCTTCGGTGGGCGACATCATTGTCGTCTCCGTCAAGGAAGCCATTCCGCGTGGCCGAGTAAAGAAGGGTGATGTGATGAAGGCGGTCGTGGTTCGCACGGCCAAGGACATCCGTCGTCCGGACGGCAGCGTCATTCGCTTCGATAAGAACGCCGCTGTTCTTGTCGATAATAAAAAAGAGCCCGTCGGCACCCGTATCTTCGGACCGGTTCCGCGCGAACTTCGCGCCAAGAGCCACATGAAGATCATTTCGCTGGCTCCGGAAGTGCTCTGAGGAGAACGGACCATGCAGAAGATTCGCAAAGGCGATAAGGTCATGGTGCTGACTGGCAAGGACAAGGGCCGTACCGGCGAAGTCCTGGAAGTCAGACCGAAGGATGATCGCGCATTGGTGCGTGGCATCAACATGATCAAGCGCCATCAGCGTCAGACACAGACGCAGGAAGCCGGCATCGTTGCAAAGGAAGCAGCGATCCATCTGTCCAACCTGGCCCTTGTCGACAAGGACGGAAAGCCGACCCGCGTCGGTTTCGATGTTCGTGATGGCAAGAAGGTCCGCATTGCCAAAAGTTCGGGAGAAGTGATCGATGGCTGAGGCAAATTACGCGCCGCGGCTGAAGTCTCAGTACGACGACACGATCCGCGGTCTCATGACCGAACAGTTCGGCTACAAGAACCAGCACGAAGTGCCTCGGCTCGAGAAGATCGTTCTGAATATGGGTGTCGGCGAGGCGACTGCCGATTCCAAGAAGCCGAGCATCGCTGCCGATGATCTGGCGCTCATTTCGGGTCAAAAGCCCGTCGTGACCCGAGCTCGCAACTCGATTGCCGGCTTCAAGGTCCGTGAAGGCATGCCGATCGGCGCGAAGGTCACGCTTCGGCGTGAGCGCATGTATGAGTTTCTTGACCGCCTGATCACGATCGCGCTACCGCGCGTTCGCGACTTCCGCGGCTTGAATCCCAAGAGCTTCGACGGTCGTGGCAACTTTGCCATGGGCCTGAAGGAGCATATCGTCTTCCCCGAGATCAATTACGACAAGGTCGACCAGATCTGGGGCATGGACATCATCGTCTGCACGACCGCCAAGACGGATGATGAAGCGCGCGAACTTCTGCGTGGCTTCAACTTCCCCTTCCGGCAGTAACGGCAAGCGAAAAGGAGCCTCTTATGGCAAAAGTCTCTGCTGTTGAGAAAAATCAGAAGCGCCGCCGCATGGCGAAGAAGTACGCCGACAAGCGTGCTGCGCTGAAGAAGATCATCATGGATCGGTCCGCCCCGCTTGATGAGCGCTTTTCCGCTCAGCTCAAGCTGGCTGCGCTGCCGCGTAACTCGGCGAAGAATCGTATCCGTAACCGTTGCGGTGTAACGGGCCGTCCGCGCGCCTATTACCGCAAGCTCAATATGAGCCGTATCGCGCTGCGTGAGCTTGGCTCCGTCGGCCTGATTCCGGGCCTCAAGAAGTCCAGCTGGTAAGGAGCATTGACATGTCGGTGAATGATCCTCTTGGTGATATGCTCACCCGCATCCGCAACGGGGCCCTGCGTCGGAAGACTTCGGTCTCCACGCCAGGTTCGAAGTTGCGCGCGCGTGTTCTCGATGTTCTCAAGGAAGAAGGCTACATCCGCGACTACGCCGTCACGGAATATGAAAATGGCCGTTCGGACATTGAGATCGAACTGAAATACTATGAA contains these protein-coding regions:
- the rplB gene encoding 50S ribosomal protein L2, which encodes MALKTFNPVTPSLRQLVLVDREGLHKGKPVKALTEGLTKSGGRNNNGRVTARYIGGGHKRTYRRIDFKRRKFGVEATVERLEYDPNRTAFIALIRYEDDELSYILAPQRLAVGDKVMAADKAIDVKPGNTMPLERMPVGTIVHNVEMKIGKGGQIARSAGAYAQLVGRDSGMAILRLNSGEQRLVHGGCLATVGAVSNPDHANINLGKAGRKRWLGKTPHVRGVVMNPVDHPHGGGEGRTSGGRHPVTPWGKPTKGKRTRSNKSTDKYIMRSRHARKK
- the rpsS gene encoding 30S ribosomal protein S19, encoding MTRSVWKGPFVDGYLLKKADKVREGGRNEVIKTWSRRSTILPQFVGLTFGVYNGQKHIPVSVSEDMVGHKLGEFSPTRTYYGHGADKKARRK
- the rplV gene encoding 50S ribosomal protein L22 gives rise to the protein MGKAKAPRRLADNEARAVTRTIRVSPQKLNLVAAMIRGKKAQTALADLEFSRKRIAGTVKKTLESAIANAENNHDLDVDALVVAEAFVGKSIVMKRFHARGRGRASRIEKPFSHLTIVVREVEEETA
- the rpsC gene encoding 30S ribosomal protein S3, producing MGHKINPVGLRLGINKTWDSRWFAASGEYAELLHEDIKIRTYLEKELKQAAVSKVVIERPHKKCRITIHAARPGLIIGKKGADIEKLRRKLSEMTDSDVHLNIVEVRKPEVDATLVAQSIAQQLERRVAFRRAMKRAVQSAMRLGAEGIRINCGGRLGGAEIARTEWYREGRVPLHTLRADVDYGTAEAETAYGICGVKVWIFKGEILEHDPMASERRATEGDNKGGGGRRRENA
- the rplP gene encoding 50S ribosomal protein L16 codes for the protein MLQPKRTKYRKQFKGRISNRAKGGAALNFGSYGIKALEPERVTARQIEAARRAITRHMKRQGRVWIRIFPDLPVTSKPTEVRMGKGKGSVDYWAARVSPGRIMFEIDGVNEEIAREALRLGAAKLPVKTRFVQRIAE
- the rpmC gene encoding 50S ribosomal protein L29 produces the protein MKAADVRAMSPDQLNDKLAELKKEQFNLRFQAASGQLEKTDRVRTVRRDIARIKTIARQKAAENKG
- the rpsQ gene encoding 30S ribosomal protein S17; amino-acid sequence: MPKRILQGTVVSDKNDKTVVVRVERRFTHPLFKKTVRSTKKYKAHDESNACKVGDRVLIQESRPISKDKNWVVVNDAQQA
- the rplN gene encoding 50S ribosomal protein L14, translated to MIQMQTNLDVADNSGARRVQCIKVLGGSKRKYASVGDIIVVSVKEAIPRGRVKKGDVMKAVVVRTAKDIRRPDGSVIRFDKNAAVLVDNKKEPVGTRIFGPVPRELRAKSHMKIISLAPEVL
- the rplX gene encoding 50S ribosomal protein L24 translates to MQKIRKGDKVMVLTGKDKGRTGEVLEVRPKDDRALVRGINMIKRHQRQTQTQEAGIVAKEAAIHLSNLALVDKDGKPTRVGFDVRDGKKVRIAKSSGEVIDG
- the rplE gene encoding 50S ribosomal protein L5; amino-acid sequence: MAEANYAPRLKSQYDDTIRGLMTEQFGYKNQHEVPRLEKIVLNMGVGEATADSKKPSIAADDLALISGQKPVVTRARNSIAGFKVREGMPIGAKVTLRRERMYEFLDRLITIALPRVRDFRGLNPKSFDGRGNFAMGLKEHIVFPEINYDKVDQIWGMDIIVCTTAKTDDEARELLRGFNFPFRQ
- the rpsN gene encoding 30S ribosomal protein S14, producing MAKVSAVEKNQKRRRMAKKYADKRAALKKIIMDRSAPLDERFSAQLKLAALPRNSAKNRIRNRCGVTGRPRAYYRKLNMSRIALRELGSVGLIPGLKKSSW
- the rpsH gene encoding 30S ribosomal protein S8, which codes for MSVNDPLGDMLTRIRNGALRRKTSVSTPGSKLRARVLDVLKEEGYIRDYAVTEYENGRSDIEIELKYYEGQPVIRKIERVSKPGRRVYASVKNIPQVANGLGISILSTPRGVLADHSAREQNVGGEVLCQIF